From Sediminispirochaeta bajacaliforniensis DSM 16054:
TTACCGCTTATAGGGCCTCCCATGTCGGCAAAGCAGTTTTTTATGCAAGACAAGCCTTTCGAACCCACCCTTCTGATGGAAAGATGAAAGAGTTGGTGAACGCAATCGAAAAACGTGAGGGCTTTGGTTTCCAGGCCCCTCTGCCATTTTCTGTCCATCCGGATCTTTTCTTTTTCCTTTTGATGTTGTCGATAAATGGCGCCGGTTTTGTGGCTGTTTTTTATCTTCTTCATCGAAAAAACTTGACTTTCATTGTCGCAGTGTTACTTTTCACTATTGGAGTGGCTTCTGCCATTGCGCTTGGATTCTCGGCTGCCGATTGGGGTCGGCAAGTTGTAGTGGCTCAGGCTGATCTTCCCGTTCTCTCGATTCCCGATTCGGGAGCGGGGACCTCATTCGTCCTAAGGGAAGGAGAAGCTGTTACGCTTCTTGGTAGATCGAGGGACTATCTGTTCATCGAAACCGGTATTAATACCAGTGGGTGGGTCCCGCTGGATCAAGTGCTAATTCTTGGACCTATGGAGCGTTGATATGGATTTCGGTGAGATACTGGAGAAGTGGGAAGCTGGCCGAAAACAGCAGACGATAAGCAAACGGAGAGAGCCGGTAGATAATGGCGGCTTTGCACAGCAGATTGAGTGTTATCTCCCCAAAGAGGCCGATTGGGAGCAATTAATCGGAGAGAAGGAATTACCCGATACCGATCCGGTCTTGCGTCGTTCTACTCTTCGCCGGATAGCCCCTGAAGCTGAAATCGACCTTCATGGAATGACCCGTGATGAAGCAGTGACCGCCCTTGACCGTTTTTTTCGTGAGGCAGCCAGCAGAGATCTGCAAAAGGTCCTCATTATTCACGGCAAGGGCAATCACTCCGACAAAGACGGAGCAGTGCTTCCTGATGTTGTAAGGGAATACCTTCAATACTCACCCATAGCCGGTGAATCGGGACAAGCTGACCGTTCGCTTGGTGGAAGCGGAGCAACCTGGGTTATTCTGAAGGAATAGGATGGGAAGGCTACCGTTCCCGGTAAATGATCCTGCCTCTGGTGAGGTCGTAAGGGGAGAGGGCCACCCGTACTTTATCGCCGGGGACTATTCTAATATAATGTTTTCGCATTTTTCCGGAAAGATGTGCGAGAATCAGGTGTCCATTTTTCAATTCGACCCTGAACATGGTATTGGGTAGGGATTCTTTTACGATCCCTTCTACTTCAATTGCTTCTTCTTTCGCCACAATGCCTCCTATAGCCGGACTTTATCCGCCATATAGTAGGCCTAGAGTTTCTTCTTGTCAACCTGTTGACTTTTTCCCCGGATTCAGTAATATGTCGGGACTCGACAGGAAATCACAACAGGAGAGGGGGAGATATATGGATAAAGTTTTTGAAGAGAAAATGAAAGACTCGCTGTTGGCAATGAAAGAGGAGCTCGTTCGATCTCTTATCTCCGAGAGCGAAGATTTTGAGGCACTTGTTCGCGATATGGATCCAAAGGATCTTGTCGATGTTGCTGCCGACGATATCGATCGGAAGACCCTTGAAGCTCTTAATGCTCAGGAGGTAAAAAGGATCAGGCTGATCGACTCGGCCCTCTCGAGACTGAAGAACGGGCGTTACGGGCTCTGTATGCGTTGCGGAAAGAAAATTCCCACCGAACGGCTTGAGGCTATTCCGTATGCACTTATGTGCATTGAGTGTAAATCGAGCGACGAGCGAAGATTACGCTGATCTCTTTTTTTCCTAAACATTTTTATTCCGTATCCGAAAAAGAAAGTAGAAGAGGATACGGGAATGGAGATCAGCACGTATGCCGGTTCGCCGGTCGTTTCGGTTTCAAAACTGCTACACGCTCGCTATTCGTCCGGCAGGGTTTCAATGCCTGTCAGCCGAAATCAGTATCTATATGCCCGGTTTAAAAACGTCACCGGGATTCCTACCGAAAGTGGAGTAGGTGGCTTTCCCCTTGCCAAATTACGTTCGATTGATGTCCTTATTGAGCGATTGAAGCAGATCAAGGGCGATAAGGTACAAGTCGACGTTTCCGGGCAAGATAATAGTGAAAGCGAAAAACGGATTGATGCGATGATTGATCAGCTTGCGGACAGGTTGCACAATGCCGCCTTAGCTTCTCAGCAGACACCCTATACAGCAGTTTCATCGGAGGCGCTTATGGGTATTGTCGTTAATATGAATCTTTAAGACAGTTTACTGAACATAAGGGTTATAGCCTCTCTCCCTCTCAATGGTGGTGAGCGGTCCGTGACCAGGAAATACCCGGGTTCTGTCCGGTAACGGCATCAGCTTCTCATTGATGCTTCGAAAAAGAGCCTGACTGTCGCCTCCGAACAGGTCCGTCCTTCCCACTCCTTCGAAAAAGAGTGTGTCCCCTGAGAAAAGCATATCACTCTCTTCACTGTAGAGACAAACACTGCCCTTTGTGTGGCCAGGGGTATGCATGACGCTGAGATCGCAGTCGAAAACCGATTTTCCTTCCTCGAGAAACAGATCGATATCGGGAATGGGCTTGTACAATTCCTGAAAAAGGGTTTTCCCTTCGATCCCCATTTGCTGGAATGCCGCTTCATGAATCTCTCTGGCCCCGCTCCCGAAAAAAATGGCATCGTCTTCATGGGCCGCAATATCAAGGTGTATATCCTGTTCAACATAATAATCTATAATCTTGCCGAGTGCCGAGACATGATCCAGATGGCCGTGGGTAAGAATGATTCCCCTGGGGGTAAGGTTTTTTTCGACCATATGGGATATTATTTTTTCGTGATCTCCGCCGGGATCGATAATAACGCACTCTTTTTTCCAGCGGGAGTATATGTAACAATTGGTATTCAATCTTCCTACAATAATTCTTTCTACCATGATAGTATTCAGGGTAAGGGATAAATGGTGATTTTGCAAGCTTCAGCTTTTCTTCATCTCTTTGTGATCGTGCTCATAGCCCTCTGTTCCTATGGCATTGTGCCGGGTATTGGAGCCTTTTTTGTTCGGAGAAGATGGCGGCGGTTTCGGGATGGGCTTTTGTCCGCCGCTTCATATCCTGTTCCTGATTATCGCTTACTTCATAGCGGGGAGAGCGGCCGGGCCGGGTGTTTCCGCTTTTACGGGACACTTCGTGCCCTCCGGGGAGAGAGTGGGGCCTGGGTCGATAACGGCAGGGTCTCGCTTCGAGTTGAGCTTGAAAGGGTTAGAGTCTACATGATTTCTGCTCCTTCTTCGCTTTCTCACCGGGAAGGCTCTTCAGCCTTTGACGACGAAATGGTTCCCATAGAGGTTCCTTGGCGACGAATAAGGACCCTCCCCGAAGGAACCAAGGTCTTTGTTGCCGGAGAACTGGATCGACAAGCTGCCGGAGCCATTTTTCTCAGCACACAGGAAGTTCCTCTCGTTGTTATTGTCTATGATGGTCCGGACGAACACCTCCTCTCTCATGCGCTAAAAACCGGACGAGAGCGGAATGGATACTGGAATTTTCTGACTCCCGGGGCTCTTACTACAGGTTCATTTACGCTTTTTGTCTACTTTTATCTTTTACTTCGCGCACCCCTGCTTCGCTTTCCCGCAATAATGGCTTTAACGGTAAGCCTCCTTCCCTTGACCCCTGTTTTACCTCCCGCCGTCATCGGCTATTCATTCTACCGTTCCCTCTGGAAGCGTGCCTTTTTGCTTCGTACGGAACGGGATCTCCTTACGTTGAACGAGATTTCCGAGGGAAGAAAAGCCCAGCCCAAAGAGGCCGAAGTAAAGAATCGGACCTCTCAACGGCTGAAACTTCTGGCATTATTGATACTTGCCCTTTCGGTGGGAGTTGAACTCTTCATGATTTTCATGTTTCTTGCCGCGGTAATTCGTTAAGAGTAAACAGTTTCGTTATTTCTTTCTTGAGTAGTTAACGGTAATCTTCCGGCCCCGATATTCCATTCCGTCCATTTTGGCAATTGCTTCCTGGCTTCTCACTTCGGATATTTCAACAAAAGAGTAATTGTCCAGTACCTTTACCGAACCAATTTCCGCTTTTTCCAGCGAAAGTGTTGAACGAAAAAGATAAACCAGGTCCTTCGGATAAACCTTCCGGTTTTTCCCAATACTGACAAAGATGGTTTTCATTTTTTCTTTACGCTTACGGTCGCTTTTCTCTTTTTCATTCGGCAGATTAAGCTTGGCTCCGGATTCTTTGAGGAGATAAGCGGCAAAATAAGAACGCATAAAAAAAGGAACGTGCTTTCGCAGAAGCGATCGATAGTTGTTGAGTATTTCCGGATCTTCGTCAATTTTAATTGCGTTAAGGATATTTTCGATATGGCCTTTAAGCACCTCTTGATTCGACGGCATAGCCTTCTCTTCTAAACTCATAATCCGTGCTTCCTCCATTGTTGTTAGTGTTTTTACGCACTCCGCATTGTCGGTATCGCACACCGTCAATAGCTCTACCTCCGCGGGGTCTTTACCTGTATCGGCGACAAGCTTTTTAATCGTGCCGATTTCGGGAAGTGTACCGGCGAATAGTATAGTACCTATTCCCTGCATCGGTATATTTTCCGTGCTTCCCCCCGAAATGATGCAAGCATCGGCCTGCTTGTCCACCCCCGACACCTGGAGCAGTCGACGAAGGGTATGGGCTTCTTCATTGTTTTCACATATAAGGAGACAGTTTTTTACCCTTCCCCGACCGAGAAGTATGCGTGCGGCAGCTTCTGCCTTATTACGGCTGCATGTGTACAATTGCATACGCAAAAGATAATCTTCCCTCTGGGCCCTTGTAAGGCTTGTACTTCTTCTCTGAAAAGCGGCGAGGAATTCGAGCTTTTCCGGGTGGGGGGCAAAAATGACCGTTTGTATGCGGCTCGG
This genomic window contains:
- a CDS encoding Smr/MutS family protein encodes the protein MDFGEILEKWEAGRKQQTISKRREPVDNGGFAQQIECYLPKEADWEQLIGEKELPDTDPVLRRSTLRRIAPEAEIDLHGMTRDEAVTALDRFFREAASRDLQKVLIIHGKGNHSDKDGAVLPDVVREYLQYSPIAGESGQADRSLGGSGATWVILKE
- the infA gene encoding translation initiation factor IF-1; this translates as MVAKEEAIEVEGIVKESLPNTMFRVELKNGHLILAHLSGKMRKHYIRIVPGDKVRVALSPYDLTRGRIIYRER
- a CDS encoding TraR/DksA family transcriptional regulator; protein product: MDKVFEEKMKDSLLAMKEELVRSLISESEDFEALVRDMDPKDLVDVAADDIDRKTLEALNAQEVKRIRLIDSALSRLKNGRYGLCMRCGKKIPTERLEAIPYALMCIECKSSDERRLR
- a CDS encoding MBL fold metallo-hydrolase, with translation MVERIIVGRLNTNCYIYSRWKKECVIIDPGGDHEKIISHMVEKNLTPRGIILTHGHLDHVSALGKIIDYYVEQDIHLDIAAHEDDAIFFGSGAREIHEAAFQQMGIEGKTLFQELYKPIPDIDLFLEEGKSVFDCDLSVMHTPGHTKGSVCLYSEESDMLFSGDTLFFEGVGRTDLFGGDSQALFRSINEKLMPLPDRTRVFPGHGPLTTIERERGYNPYVQ
- a CDS encoding DbpA RNA binding domain-containing protein; protein product: MFQSANDHHSGERILSLVKNAGLHTTSPIQRQLFPELPSEKDLLIEAGDEEGKALALLFPALIRNERPARELYALILTADRTKLLRSDILLRKLTSKQFKSQQFAVLGTESQAKKELRLISRRLNIIVGTPERIIDHLRRGNLDLSSLSTLVLDVPDEPLREGFEQDAEFILSKIPSRIQTVIFAPHPEKLEFLAAFQRRSTSLTRAQREDYLLRMQLYTCSRNKAEAAARILLGRGRVKNCLLICENNEEAHTLRRLLQVSGVDKQADACIISGGSTENIPMQGIGTILFAGTLPEIGTIKKLVADTGKDPAEVELLTVCDTDNAECVKTLTTMEEARIMSLEEKAMPSNQEVLKGHIENILNAIKIDEDPEILNNYRSLLRKHVPFFMRSYFAAYLLKESGAKLNLPNEKEKSDRKRKEKMKTIFVSIGKNRKVYPKDLVYLFRSTLSLEKAEIGSVKVLDNYSFVEISEVRSQEAIAKMDGMEYRGRKITVNYSRKK